The sequence below is a genomic window from Lolium perenne isolate Kyuss_39 chromosome 7, Kyuss_2.0, whole genome shotgun sequence.
tttacagcaagccggtgagatcgacaacctcactgttaagttggggcaaagtattttggttgtgttgtgcaggttccacgttggcgccggaatccctggtgttgcgccgcactacactcctccaccaacaaccttcacgtggccttcatctcctactggttcgataaccttggtttcttactgagggaaaacttgctgctgtacgcatcacaccttcctcttggggttcccaacggacgtgtgcttcacgtgtTATCAAGAGGCCACGAATAAGGTGGTCAACGAAGCTAACCCGATATTCCATGGGGGGCgacgggtagctctcctcgctggggaagcgcagcgcgtccttcttcttcgtcaggccgagcttcttcatcaggttgaCATCTTCatttgagatcttggatctctcccactccgatGCTCCCAGATCTTCCGCCGCCATATTCGCTTCGGGAGTGTTGTGCCTTGTGAGTCTTGaccgtggtggcatcaacaatggcgctggAGGAAGTAGGGCAGTGCGTGAGCGCTGGAGTTTTATGGTTGCAGTGGAGATCTGGACAGAAAGGATATGAGCGCGGCGCGGCGAAGAGGattgaaggaggaagaagatgagtatTTATAGCAGGCTAGCCGAAGCGCCGCACCGTTGGATGGTATGAGAATGGACTTGATGGTTTACACGTGGCTCAAGGGGTAAAAACGTATTTTCACTGTGAAGGAACTGGCGCTACAacgcgcgtgccagaaaaagcggaggacgtgtgtctcccacttgcgtaacgtgtcaaaatGCCGCAGACTTTGGGTCCACAGGTCAGTGACAGGACAGaactcgcgttttcccgatatagtggtcgtggctatcgtcagcactgatgtcactttaCAAAGGAAAAAATCTCGGCTGCAGTATATGAAGATTGGCGACAGTAAAGGAATAATGATAACCTCGAGAGCTTTTGACCAAACACAtgtttttgttcaaatgctcgggggctactttttgaAGAGTTTTTATCAAGAATATCGACAAGGAAACTTCAGGCAGCACAATAAAGAAAAAAggtgagagcctatgatcaaatacaagcatttgttcatatgctcgggggctactcttatcagaagtattttttatacttctgataagagataAACGCGGACGATAAAATATAGAGTTCATCAGTaatgcaagttgagcctacagccaagtataaatactcgattgtagcctcgggggctactcccatcgggagcgctggtcgcgcacccgataaagatggaagAAATCGAGAAGGgaacaatatagcgacaaaaatgttaaaatggtgagcctacaaccaagtacaagcacttggctgtagcctcgggggctactcccatcgggaacgctgttcgcgtgcccgatgaatttagaaaaggcatggtgagcatatttcgagttatacaaataactcttcatatactcccatcgggaggacaagctaaaaatatacaagtcatccgatgactcgaataaatgtgctattccagcagccgaaaaaggcactcgacaatataatcttagagcgcctcagtcgcgaagtaatctctgaatgccgcaaaactttgcgaaggtaagtccccggatccgtcctgtgcggcgtggcaccgtctctgacggcgctttgctactttttccgtatcaacagatacgaagaaaaatccaaacgaacgcgttaggtacccaataaaacatgactggaactcggcatatggtaagaccttaagcggcacatgtcgagttacgccagtatcccgagatcatgtccagggacgtgatcttgaagtaggtttttgcggattgccacaagagcagttaactagtacctgatccgtcagatgaactagccccaattaccgttatccctgtacaatatacgaCTGTTTTACTAGAGTTATATGTTAACTCGAAGAAGTTATATGATAattgtaaagttggagattttccctgattctccgattcaagcaaaatctcgggggctactgacataggcatccctgatgggcctgccgaagatggtacccggggtttactgaaggcccacgagtcgaagaatatgaagctcggaagcccaattagttgttgttaagaaaagatagagttgtattaggaataaagagatttgtaactttatgggttgaactcaaagagtctcccggagtctgtaaacttgtgtaatacgaaaccctcggctccgcctcctatataagggggagtcaagggacaaagagaggatcgatttcattgtcaacataaccctagttttcatagcagtcgagtacttttccggctgaaccttcgagatctacttgccctttacttccctgaaaaccctagtctacaatctgtaggcattgacaagttaatcccttgtcagcccCCTTCATGGACTACCCAGTGGTGGACCATTTAGGGGTATCCCTACTTTTaattaatttttaatttttaattcAACTAATTATGTAATTAATTAATAAAACATATTATTATGCCTCTTAACTATTCATAGACTTTGAAACTTATTACGATACCTTTCCGGGACAATTATGGTGTTCTCTCTTATTTCTCCAACGATCTCGAATCAATCCCTAGCCACCCTATGGGTTCGGGAATGCACATGCATGATCGAGAAATATCTTTGATCAATGAACACAGGGGATTCTGGAAAACCATAACAGTCCGTACGCTTTCCATGAATTAACTTTATCACTTGAACCTCAACGTCGAGTCATATTCCCTTTTTCATATGATACCTAGTTTGTTCGAAGACTTAATCTTCGGTATCTTGTATGCCTAGTTCAATCTCTTTACCTAAAAACATATTCAACTTGTTCTCGCGATATCATATCCTCGTGACCTAGTCACACGCTTGCAAGCTTCGTCGATGTAATATCACCGAGTGGGATCGTGAGTATCTATCTGACACACGGATGGACAAATCCCGCTCTTGACACATACGTCTCAACTCATCCCTTTAGAATACCTAAGAAGAACCTTTATGACCACCCTATTACGGTGTGGCGGTTGATACTCTCAAAGTAGCCACCGGTGATAGTGATTAGATATGGCCGCGAATTAGGTTACATCACTTTTCTAGTATTGCAATGCTAAACTTCGTGACTAGATCACATTGCAATAACTTATATGGTGTGAGTTCATCATGGCATTCCTCCAACAGCTAGCATGACTCCATTATTAATTGACGATGTTGTCGATGATGAGGAAAccttgatcatctattaatccatGTACTATTTTACTAGTGATAAGGTTTTGTTTAACATACCAcacgtgcactaatgtttctgcttaatacaattatagcatggcctACAACTTATCATGAACATTACATATATGACAATAAAACATCTTTATTTATTTGCCTCTAGGGAACATATCGAACATGGTCATCTCCTCCGTCGGAGGTGATCGGCCTGAGTCTAGGTTGGCGGATCTCGAGATCCGTCATCTAGTCCAAGCTGCGAGGTGGGGAGACATAGTTGTCGGTGAAAACCGAGCCGACTTTGGTCTTGGCGGGCGATTGCGGCGTTTTGAGCTGTTACCTTGATGAAAGCATCATCATGCAACTACTGTTGACCCACTCGTGTTGCTCCAGGTGAAACCCTACAATCTTGCCTTCCAGATTGGAAGATGACGACACTTTGGTGTGGCGTTCTCTCTTGGGAGTATCTTTGTGGAGCAGTGCCGGATGACAGTGGCAGGAGGTGCAACGGCTTTGTCTTGCAAGGAGCATCGGCGGAAATGTCAAGTCATGCTTGAACAACAGGTGCTACGCTAAGTCATGTCTGTTCGGAAAGTGCTACGCATGAAATATCCTCCATAGACTTCAAGCGGTGTCGCTGGTGGTACTTGTCGGCATGGTGTTGCGGTGTACTAGTGGCGACCACGACATGCTTGGAAGATTGCGCGCATGGAGGTGGTGCTACTTGTGACCGTGGTGGTGTCGGTGGCTGGTGTGGCGAGAGTCTGCACATCGATCTACTGAAGATCGAGCATGACCATCTTTGCAATTCATTACCATGACAAAAAAAAACATCAAATCCGAAACCATACAGTGTTTACATTTCATATATCAATTTCTCAGTGCATACATCAATTTTCTTACTTCCTACTACTTCCTTGGACATATGAGTCAGCGGTGGACGACGACCACGGCAGGAGGCGGCTCGCGGGATATCAATGTAGTATATAAATTGGATTACcactttcttttcctttttttttgtcaTTTTTTCTTTTTAGCGGGCGCTACCTTGAAGTCTGGGATATCTGATAAATTCAAGCCTGCCAGGCCTGgatctttcaaaaaaaaaaaaaaaaagacaccaTTTCAAGTACTCGGTCTTCCAAAAAAGAATTTACAACATTCTTGATTGGAAAAACTTGATCAAGAGTTAAACTGGTATATAGCATCACTACAATATACATCCTCCCTGTGTTGTGTTTTCACAGTCAAGTAGTAGTACAGATTTTGTAGACTACATCTCcaccaaaaacaagaaaagaaaagtgAAACCGAGGCTGGAAATGAAAACGAAAACGACATCCTCAGCTGAAATCAAGTGTGGAACAGGCGAAGAAGGAATTTCATACAGAAGATACAGAGTGGACGACGAGAGTCGGGGAATCAATTAATGAATCATCTGAGCGTGAGGATGTGTAGGTTGATAAGGACGGGCgtgatgaggacgacgacgagggcgaTGCCGCCGAGGACGGCGAAGCACATCCACTTACGGGTGTCCTTCTGGATCTCGTGCGCCTGCTCGAGCTCGACAGTGCCCCTGCGGACGAAGGAGCTGGCGTGCGCGACGTGGCTCTCGATATCGTTGATCTGCGCGCCCTGCGCCTCGACGAGGGCGGCCATGTCGAGGAAGACCTGGTGCAGGTCCATGAGGCTGCGCTCGATGTCCTTGACGGCGTCGTGCCGCTCCTGGATCTCTGAGATGGTGTCCATCACCTGGCCGCGGCCCTGGTCCTGGATGGCCTTCTGCATGAAGGACTCGCTCTCCCCAGACGAGATGAGCGACTCGATGGTGCTGTCCTCCGCGTGCTCCCCGGTCACCATGTGGTACCGCCGCGCCACAGTCTCCTTGTACTCCGCTGCCATCCTCGTCCTCAGCCCCTGCGTGGCGACGCTCCCGTCATGCATCCATGTCGATCTCCATGACGATCATGGCAGAGGCGTGCAATGCAATGCAAGAAGACATAGTAGATGAAAGGATTACCTGGAATTCATCCATGGTCTCCTTGAGCTTCTTGCCGAGGCCGGAGACGACAGAGGAGCGGGTCCGGTCGGTGGACGACCCGGGGCCGCAGCCGGGCACCTTGCGGGAGTTGGCGTTGTCGCGGTCGAGGGCCTCGAGCTTGGTCTTGACGGCCTTGGCGCGCTTGAGCACCTTCTCGACGTCGCCGTCCATGCGGGAGCGGAGGGCCTTGACGGCGCGGGCTTCGTGCGCCGTCTTGGTCTCCTCGTTGGTGGCCTGTAGACGCTTGTACAGGGCCTCGAAGCCTTGGATGTCCTCCTTCACGGCCTCCACGTCCTggaagaacttgtcgaggttcgcCACGGTCTCGCCGCCAGCCTCCATGTCGCCCCCCGCCGTCTGCGGCGCGTCGGCATACTTCTTGAACGAACTCGTGGAGAACAGGTCGTTCATCTTGCGAGGCCTCGGAATGCGCAACCCAGATCGACGATCAAATTAAACGCGGCGAGAACTGAAAGCACAGCGAGGTGGATTTTGGTAGCACGGATAGGAATTCAGCTTGGAAGAAATTGCAATGGCTTGCCTCTCCCTAGAAGGCGTTCGTCCAAAACTAGCAATCGATCAGGAAGTGTTGTGAAGAAAGGAAGGCCTCCCTCTCCTGTAGGAGGGACTCTCGATCTCTGCCCCTATTTTTGGCAGCATGGCATGAACGGCTACTCCTTGTCTTCCCAGGGTCTTCTTCCAGTCGTTTTTTTACTACACGTGACTTGCtaggttttttttttaaaaaaaattggtgACTTATTTGTGGTATTTTGGAACTGGGAGCATATGGTCTCTTCATTTtcaaatacatcttacacatattttgaaatttcaaaaaaactaaagtaaaaaattcgcacgtacatcttcacgtgctacacactcacaaagttgtttcaggaAAATCGATTTGTCATAGAGCCTGTATAAAAAACATAAAATCCAGTGCTAAGAATAAGGCTATTCACACGATAAATTTTATCCTTTTTACATAGACtacaaaaaaatattattttttcatgAAACTTGGCGAACtcacatatattatgaagatatatatgtagaattttttgtaaatttttgttgATACTTCtaaatataattttttggtatagggagcatatgcaccccggAGCCGAACTGAATTTATGCTTATGTGTGGATTATTAAGATTGTAAGTTTTTCTAGATGAATCACCATTCCATATAGATAGAGAAAAGGTAACAATATTTAGGGTGCTCGTTTCTTGGTTTTGTTTTCCCCCAGTCTTGTTAGAAATGTTGAGGTGGCTTGACGATATCCTAAAGTTACAATAAGATCCTCTCCTCCCTATCCTTGCCCTAGCTCCGATAGTGTGTCTCAGACCGGCTAAGGGCCCATGGAGATGTGTATCTAGCGGATCTGCTGGGATCTGGTGTGTTTTCATGTTAATTGGTGTGGTTTCAGGTCTGACTCTTTTTCTCTACGGTTGTCATTATTGCCATTGCGCTATGATGCTCTGGTACTTTGAGACTTAGCATGATAATTTTTCGTACCTCGATTACTCCTTCGATCTAGAAAAAGACATCTCAACTCTTCCTTGATTTGCATGTATCTACACGATAAAACGCGTCTAGATACATAAATACATATTCTTAGACAAAGTTAAAACATCCTTTTCAGGATCAAAGGAGTATAAAAATGTTTACTGCGATGTTTTTTTGCCCTGTTTTAGCGATAGAGGGGCGAGGAGGGCGGCACGCCTTTATCTCGCTCCATTGGGAGTAGTTGTGACTTGGTGGTCAAAAATATATTAGTAATTCATATTACTTTTAAGACACTTTGTATTGTTATTAATAATTACTAATAGATCAGTGAGAACTTTAGAGAAAAAAAGCAATAAAACCATCACTGCAAAATCGCAATTCCCAAGCAAACACATGCGAGGTCTTCCTTGAGGAAGAAAGACTCACCTTCAACACCACGAGAACTTTATTTATCTCAGAAATAAAATATTTCAGTGGTTTAAACTTTTTCAAATATACCATAAGGTCTACTTACTTCCTTTTGCaggtagcttttttttttttattaATTTGGGGTTAGATGTAAATCAGCGCAAAAGCAACTAACTTCCACTCCCTAAAAGGGAAGTATACATAAAGAAATGCATTGTGGCTCTCAGGTGCTACACACCCCatatttgaaaaaatgaaaaaaatagtTCAAAAAAGGTTTTTTTTTGAAATCAAAGATGATCAGGTATTGTGCTTGTACAAaaatatctattatatactaaaagcaaaaaatACGGATGTTAAAAATAGAGACAccaggttaatccacatcattcTAATTATTTAGACAGTTAGATCTGTAAATAATGGTTGAGATTTAAAGATGCAAAAAGTTACGTGCAACATTAGTCGTGTACAAACCAAGCCTTTGTCACGTACACACAAAAAAATATGTCATGATCGCTTGGGTCTAGACACGTTCCCAGAATAAGTGAATGAGCCATACCCATACGTGTAGTTTCTAGAAAAAAGGAAATTCAATCCCTTATCTTCCATATGAATTAGATATACACCTAAAAAATGATGTTTGAGGGCACTGTATTCTCCAATGTGATTACACGTTAATTTTTTTTGGGGATAGAATCAAGCTAATCAAACAAGCCACGGATCTATAGTCTCTAAAATTCGTTAGATGGAGTTTGTGTCTAACACGGATATGAAAGAGAATTAATTGGTTGGGATTTTTAGAATTTATAACTGACACATGAATATGTGGCACGCGATagaaaaatatgcatgcacaGATTATTGTATGTGAACAAATATATTCCATCTCAATAAAAGCTACATCATATCTTGCAATATAAAATTAATTTCATTTAACTATATCATATCActatatacaaacgaagtatataTTTATTGTACATGTTTAAAAAACATTAATTAATTTACAAAAATTAATATTGTACGTGAACAAATATATTCCATCTCAATAAAAGCTACATCATATCTTGCAATATAAAATTAATTTCATTTAACTATATTATATCACTATATACAAAAGAAGTATATATTTATAGtacatttttaaaaaaaattaattagtttacaaaaattaaaaaaatagttCAATATGTGTCGCACAAAAGTGAAAATATATGTAGAGAAATATTTATGGTGACTACGTACAAAGAACTGTATTAACTCCAATCATGTAATACCCTAAGTTTCTATTGATCTTTATAAATATGTTTATATAATCATGTGTAGTTCCAGTTAAAACGGTTGACACGATTTATATAGAGAGAAGACGCCCCCATATTTCCCATTTTAAACCACATGAAATCTTCTGAAACCACGTTCAGATGTTTAGTCTAATATTCACAATTTACCAATCGTGCAATGAAAGGATACCTATGTGGATAAAGTCCGTGTGCGTTTCCGGCCGGCCGCAAGAAGAATTTCATGTGGAAAATGAATATGAGCAGACAATTTTCTAGCCACAcgaaaaaaagaagaagagaatATGCTTGGAATATTTAGCCTGGCCGCACGGAAGTGATAATTAGGGTACATAAGAGTGATTTTTAAAATaatatgatttttaataatttttaaAATTAATATGTGATTTTAATATATTTTTTGGATCTAGCACCTGGTCTATCGGCCAGGCCAAACGGCCTGCCACATGCCGACCAGGCCGGGTAGCCAGATGGAGCTCGGTATAATGGCTGATAGATCTGGACGGGTGGCGGGCCAGAGGATGCAGGAGACGGCTGAATCCGGCTAAGATGTGGTCGAACCTGCATGGGTTCACCGAAGATGGCGGTCGGAACCTGGTCGCCAGCATGCCGGCAGATTGGGCAAAATATGGATGTTGAAAATAGATACACCAGGTTAATCCACATAATTCTAATTATTTAGACAGTTAGATCTAACAGGTTATTTAGACAGTTAGATCTGTAACTAAACGGATTCAGCTAAACAGTTAGAACTGTGCTAACTCTAATCATGTAATACCCTAAGTTTCTATTGATCTATATAAATATATTTATGTAACCCTGTGTAGTTCCGGTTAAGACGGTTGACACGTTTATACGAGAGAAGACATCCCCATATTTCCCATTTCAAACCACATGAACTCTTCTAAACCACGTTTAGATGTTTAGTCCAATATTCACAATTTACCAATCGTGCAATGAAGGGATACCTATGTGGATAAAATCTGTGTGCGTTTCCGGCCGGCCGCAAGAAAAAATCCATGTGGAAAACAAATACGGGCCTAGCCGcatgaaaaaagaaagaaaatattCTTGGGATATTTAGCCGGGCCGCATGTAAGTGATAATTAGGCTACATAAGAGTgattttttaaaataaaataatttttaaataatttttaaaattgatatattattttcatATATTTTTGGATCTAGCACCTGGTCTGTTGGCCAGGCCCAAACGGCCTGGCACCTGCCAACCAGGCCGGCCATGGACCAGGCGCAAAGGAAGACCAGAGACATGGAAGCTGGGATTTGGCCGATGGCCAACCAACCAGGGACGGGGACGGCCGGGGGTAGCCGGACGGAGCTCGGTACAACGGCTGATAGATCTGGGCGGGCTAGAGGATGCAGGAGACGGCTGAATCCGGCCAAGATGGGGTCGGACCTGCAGGAGCTCACTGGAGATGGCGGTCGGAACCTGGTCGGCAGCATGCCGACAGATTGGGCTTGGTCGGCTACCGTTGTGCCGATTGGTATTGGTCGGTAGCTGGTCGACCGACTAAGTCCTAAATTCGAAAACTTTCAAAATCATgcattttttgaaaaaaaaaattaaaataaatcGCCAGACGTTGATACGCATATACTACTCCCTCCAGTTCAAAATAAATGGCTCAGTATTATCTAATACAAGTTTATATAAATACATGTTAGCTATATATTTATTTGTATTTAGAAAAAGTTGAGTTACTtactttgggacggagggagtaacaaACACACCCGAATAAATACAATACTATTTATATATGCATATAAATGTTTGAAGGTGGATTACTTATTTTTCTCACAGGTTGCATGTGATATTCTTTCGACAAGGAGAGAAAAAAAATAGTCATAAATAAAAATTATGAATGCACAATATGTTTTTTCTGGCTTACATTAACCATGGTCGTATATCCAACACACTTATTATTCGGCGATGAGAAAACTTTCTATGTATGATTATTGCACTCGTATACTCCCTTCAAATAAGTAGCAATATAAATACTAAGGGTGACATGCGAACAAAGATAAATATGTTGTTGTTCCCATGTGAGATTGTTTTCATGTATATGCTTTAAAGTCTAAAGCTAGAGGCATGAACTTCTCTTAAATCTAATAGCACCCAAAAAAAAGTTGGTTCACTTTTTAGTGGTTCTAGAACTGCATACATTGGTTAAGTTATCTGTCAAATATATTCATCATTTAAATATTACAATGTAGTCAAAATGCATGCAAGATTTCAATTAGCATAGAGTAAACCACCAAAACACAGATCCTAAAAACGAGATTTAGATCTTAAAAGAAAATTCATGCTATAAGAAGTTTTAAAACCCATAATGAGAGAAAAAGCTATATTGACTAATAAAACAATAAGCGATATTGGCTAGCTAAAACAATTATCGATTCCAAAAGTGGGCTAAAAACGAAAAACAATGGAGTGCGAGCACACATAGATATGTGCACTCTATCGGAGCACTGAGTACCCCATGCAAATAAAATGTTCTTGATAGTTCTCAAAGTTGAaacattaaaaatatgaaaaattactaaTGATTAATTCCAATCAATGTAAAGCCCTATGGATATGTGAGGTCCCAAAAGTTCTACCATAAAGTCGCTTAGGTTAGGGATATATAAAATAAAATAGTTGCAGTTTTTTCTACTACCACACTCAGTTTGAGCTGAAAATTTTCATTGAGTGTAACATATCTATGGCTCGTGAGTAAAGAATAATTGTGAAATTGGATCTTCTAGACCATGTCTATGTCTAAAAGGCCATATATTTCATAATGGAAGGTGAAAATTTATTCCATACGATCAGAGTAAATGAGAGAAAGCCATATGTCAAGGTAAAATGAAAAATTTCAATATCATGAGGGAATATGTTAATGCCATATATATTGATGACATACCATATTTATTGCACAAAATATCAACCAAAATGAAATCCAATGCACACAACCAATTAGTTAAAAATAATAATGATAACCAACTATCCATTCCTAGAGAACATCAACATGTATCAATGATCTTTAACCTAAACCCCTTCCT
It includes:
- the LOC127311917 gene encoding syntaxin-125, which codes for MNDLFSTSSFKKYADAPQTAGGDMEAGGETVANLDKFFQDVEAVKEDIQGFEALYKRLQATNEETKTAHEARAVKALRSRMDGDVEKVLKRAKAVKTKLEALDRDNANSRKVPGCGPGSSTDRTRSSVVSGLGKKLKETMDEFQGLRTRMAAEYKETVARRYHMVTGEHAEDSTIESLISSGESESFMQKAIQDQGRGQVMDTISEIQERHDAVKDIERSLMDLHQVFLDMAALVEAQGAQINDIESHVAHASSFVRRGTVELEQAHEIQKDTRKWMCFAVLGGIALVVVLITPVLINLHILTLR